One Rhizoctonia solani chromosome 1, complete sequence DNA window includes the following coding sequences:
- a CDS encoding TLC domain protein: MAESDSSARLRVSKNRGRPRASSIQDALDSIEHDPSHHIAGAMAEGTPDPTPSSSPNINSLANNAKLRYGNEKRRGMDLPGAGTSRAAPSGFWHDVISMRWMREPESSFKLLLIPLALYGNFELVTRYILEQPYSNPFAPLLFISYRLSDSESSDPRYGKGWLDLAFLVYYVIFFSFVRQSVTIHIIRPIAMRLGVRKEAKLDRFAEQGYAVLYFGVFGSLGLYVMSQMPTWWFKTEHFWLEYPHWRMTPLLKTYYLLQASYWTQQLLVLVLGLEKPRKDYLELVIHHLVTIYLISSSYIVNLTWIGNAVFITMDVSDVFLALSKIFNYLKMNKTKFVSFGWFTVVWSYLRHWLNLVILWSVWFEFDLIPDKRMDIANELYMAWFSKYLVFLPIFLLQLVNLFWYFLILRILVRAIFAPDLDKVDDDRSDDEGDDADDESDDNEKSD; encoded by the exons ATGGCTGAAAGCGACTCGTCTGCTCGTTTGCGAGTATCGAAAAATAGGGGTCGGCCACGAGCGAGTTCCATCCAGGATGCTTTAGACAGCATAGA ACACGATCCGTCCCATCACATTGCAGGAGCAATGGCTGAAGGAACTCCGGATCCTACCCCTTCTTCCAGTCCTAACATTAACTCGCTGGCCAATAATGCAAAACTGCGATACGGCAACGAAAAACGCCGTGGAATGGACCTCCCTGGCGCCGGGACCTCTCGTGCCGCGCCGAGTGGCTTCTGGCACGACGTCATATCCATGCGTTGGATGCGGGAGCCTG AATCCTCATTCAAGCTCCTCCTCATCCCATTGGCCCTATATGGTAACTTTGAACTTGTCACACGATACATTCTTGAACAACCGTATAGCAACCCGTTTGCGCCATTATTATTCATCTCGTATCGACTCTCAGATTCCGAGTCCTCTGATCCTCGCTATGGTAAAGGCTGGTTG GACCTGGCGTTTTTGGTCTACTACGTAATATTCTTTTCCTTCGTTAGGCAGTCAGTTACCATTCACATTATTCGGCCGATCGCAATGAGACTTGGTGTTCGTAAAGAAGCGAAGCTTGATAG ATTTGCTGAGCAAGGATATGCGGTACTATACTTTGGAGTATTCGGCTCTCTTGGCCTCTATGTTATGAGTCAAATGCCAACCTGGTGGTTCAAAACGGAGCACTTCTGGCTCG AATATCCTCACTGGAGAATGACGCCCTTGTTGAAGACCTATTATTTGCTCCAAGCATCCTACTGGACTCAGCAGTTGTTGGTCTTGGTTCTCGGACTCGAAAAGCCTCGCAAAGATTATTTAGAGCTCGTCATCCACCACCTTGTCACGATCTACCTCATCAGCTCGAGCTATATTGTCAACTTGACCTGGATTGGTAATGCTGTCTTTATTACCATGGATGTTTCCGATGTTTTCTTGGCA CTCTCCAAGATCTTCAACTATCTGAAGATGAACAAGACCAAGTTCGTATCTTTCGGGTGGTTCACAGTCGTATGGAG TTATCTCCGTCATTGGCTCAACCTTGTAATCTTGTGGTCTGTTTGGTTCGAGTTTGATCTCATTCC GGACAAGAGGATGGATATTGCCAATGAACTGTACATGGCTTGGTT CTCCAAGTACTTGGTCTTCTTGCCCATCTTCCTCTTGCAACTCGTCAACCTGTTCTGGTATTTCTTGATCTTGCGCATCCTTGTTAG GGCTATCTTTGCTCCCGACCTGGACAAGGTCGACGACGATCGATCCGATGATGAAGGCGATGATGCTGACGACGAAAGTGATGATAACGAAAAGAGCGACTAA
- a CDS encoding Isocitrate/isopropylmalate dehydrogenase — MLRSAVTSATRSAVLRPTTTQVLRPATTLAAYYPKVARRLPTKYGGVYTYVTLIPGDGIGAEITDSVKEIFEHVNAPIEWEQYDVSGLSSAGEVLFKEAMESLKRNRVGLKGILYTPIDRSGHNSWNVAMRQQLDIYASVVLCKSIRGFPTRHNNVDFAIIRENTEGEYAGLEHQSYPGVVESLKVTTRNKSERIIRFAFDFALKNNRKAKEYKASGIQFNDMIVDNTSMQLVAKPGQFDVMVMPNLYGAIVSNIGAALVGGPGIVPGCNVGRANPAAMILSSTMMLRHLGLESLANSIAQSTFDVINEGKVRTADMGGTATTSDFTAAVIKGL; from the exons ATGCTCCGCTCTGCTGTGACATCGGCGACGCGCTCAGCCGTCCTCCGGCCCACC ACCACCCAGGTATTGCGTCCGGCAACTACCCTTGCTGCCTACTACCCTAAAGTCGCGCGTCGT CTACCAACCAAATACGGTGGTGTTTATACGTAC GTCACTTTGATTCCTGGTGATGGTATCGGTGCAGAAATCACCGATTCGGTCAAGGAGATCTTTGAGCATGTCAACGCCCCTATCGAATGGGAACAATACGATGTCTCCGGTCTTTCCTCCGCTGGCGAGGTCCTCTTCAAAGAGGCCATGGAGAGTTTGAAGCGCAACAGGGTCGGTCTCAAGG GCATCCTCTATACCCCTATCGATCGTTCGGGACACAACTCTTGGAACGTTGCCATGCGCCAACAGCTGGACATCTATGCGTCCGTTGTGCTCTGCAAGTCTATCCGCGGCTTCCCTACCCGCCACAACAACGTCGACTTTGCCATCATCCGAGAGAACACCGAAGGAGAGTACGCTGGGCTTGAGCACCAGAGTTATCCTGGTGTCGTCGAGAGCTTGAAGGTTACCACCCGCAACAAATCGGAGCGTATCATCCGATTCGCGTTTGATTTTGCCCTCAAGAACAACCGCAAGGCGA AAGAGTACAAGGCCTCGGGTATCCAGTTTAACGACATGATTGTTGACAACAC CTCCATGCAACTTGTCGCCAAGCCTGGCCAGTTTGACGTCATGGTCATGCCTAACTTGTACGGTGCTATTGTCTCCAACATTGGCGCGGCCCTGGTTGGTGGCCCTGGTATTGTTCCTGGATGCAACGTTGGTCGC GCTAACCCTGCCGCGATGATTCTTTCCTCGACTATGATGCTGAGGCATCTTGGCCTCGAGAGTCTGGCCAACTCCATTGCTCAGTCCACGTTCGACGTTATCAACGAGGGCAAGGTTCGTACCGCTGATATGGGTG GAACCGCGACGACGAGTGATTTCACTGCTGCGGTTATCAAGGGATTGTAG
- a CDS encoding DNA replication complex GINS protein SLD5, whose product MALPPALLHGTSPQELEFAASEELVSIVPTISMERIRLMSGVYGPFRPPARTKIPLWFAANLKLKRKCYIVPPEWLNVEWLQEKLREETTQDSFSKMPFRYLEISKILLDVAYEDIPGSERVRNLLKDIREARQAKFRVGLGELDHIQLSFPNICAMEINELRPLFIKAMEIKGKLFAAPLEGDATMAGTADATFGSGWADSTFDMDTS is encoded by the exons ATGGCATTACCACCCGCACTTTTACATGGCACTAGTCCCCAAGAACTCGAGTTTGCCGCCTCGGAGGAGCTTGTCTCGATTGTTCCAACTATTtcaatggaaaggatacgaTTGATGTCG GGTGTTTATGGGCCATTCAGGCCTCCAGCACGCACGAAAATACCTCTTTGGTTCGCCGCAAACCTCAAGCTGAAACGAAAATGTTACATTGTTCCTCCCGAATGGTTAAATGTCG AATGGCTTCAAGAGAAACTAAGAGAAGAAACAACTCAAGACAGTTTCAGCAAGATGCCATTCCGGTATCTTGAAATATCCAAGATACTTCTAGATGT GGCATACGAGGACATTCCCGGTTCCGAAAGGGTACGAAATCTTCTCAAAGATATCCGAGAAGCCAGGCAAGCGAAATTCCGTGTTGGCTTGGGGGAACTGGATCATATTCAATTATCG TTCCCCAACATCTGTGCTATGGAAATCAACGAACTTCGTCCGCTCTTTATCAAGGCGATGGAAATCAAGGGCAAGCTATTTGCTGCACCCCTAGAGGGCGATGCTACGATGGCAGGCACAGCAGACGCCACGTTCGGCAGTGGTTGGGCGGATAGCACCTTCGACATGGATACTAGTTAG
- a CDS encoding exonuclease domain protein codes for MFRPAGLFKSNQCPDQRCNRNPCLFSHEPVQNLAVPVQASLVSSDSGGSTSLRKPIRSTIPSNAVAKALTAPAANNNTSGPSNPPVPTVQPLASTSTTRPTPSNSSAARAQTGRASANPQQPTLTKRPVEAPSHTASPSPPAKVPKIAPGPVRRAAPPSVTSLSPTGAPILNINAANTNVPLKERQRMATVIYETFKTLYSDIPPGPRTATLAGEHAIAQEAEVYARSQRTTYKNNGAHAIGVIKKRPRPDRLNHPSVGTNGAIDARKAEAEAAKNSTLKRSQLQSALLSREQLTQWGYLVQVPEGPGGTRVSDEGRQATCERCQALFVVHAPQSEEERHSFERCAYHWGKPYVNRSGGIREMIHRCCGSPTGSAGCVVGAHVFKDPEDFGLLHARHPYSESSAFGNESPRSAILDVAALDCEMIYTTAGMSIARVSVIDGAGKCVYDKLIKLDPGVEVLDYNTRFSGIRSLEEAQLDLDGVRREMRKFIGPETILIGHALENDMRALRMVHLNVVDTAILFPHQSGPPYRRALKDLARQHLGILIQNNVGENLGHSSLEDAVATLDLVKFWVRERRRIPSPR; via the exons ATGTTCAGGCCAGCTGGATTGTTCAAGTCGAACC AATGCCCAGACCAACGATGCAACCGTAATCCGTGTCTGTTCTCGCATGAGCCAGTACAAAATCTAGCCGTGCCTGTTCAAGCCAGTTTGGTATCTAGCGACAGTGGCGGATCAACCTCGCTACGGAAACCAATACGTTCGACCATCCCATCCAACGCGGTAGCAAAAGCCCTGACAGCTCCAGCAGCAAATAACAATACCTCCGGACCATCAAACCCGCCTGTACCTACTGTCCAGCCGCTCGCTTCAACCTCGACTACCCGCCCCACCCCCTCGAACTCAAGTGCGGCCCGGGCGCAAACCGGTCGAGCGAGTGCCAATCCACAGCAGCCGACCCTTACAAAGCGACCCGTCGAGGCACCATCGCATACGGCGAGCCCCTCTCCTCCTGCAAAAGTCCCCAAAATAGCTCCGGGTCCAGTCCGTCGAGCTGCACCGCCGTCTGTG ACTTCATTATCACCTACCGGCGCCCCGATTCTTAACATCAACGCGGCCAATACCAACGTCCCACTGAAGGAGCGACAGAGGATGGCAACGGTTATTTATGAG ACATTCAAGACGCTGTATAGCGATATCCCACCTGGACCTCGGACAGCTACGCTGGCAGGAGAGCACGCCATCGCACAGGAGGCTGAGGTATATGCCAGGTCACAAAGAACAACATACAAAAAT AACGGTGCCCACGCCATCGGGGTTATCAAGAAACGCCCCAGACCCGATCGTCTCAACCATCCCTCTGTGGGAACAAATGGGGCTATCGACGCACGCAAGGCTGAGGCTGAGGCTGCCAAGAATTCTACCCTCAAGCGTTCTCAGCTTCAGAGTGCGCTCCTTTCTCGGGAGCAATTGACACAGTGGGGCTACCTGGTACAAGTTCCAGAAGGCCCGGGCGGCACAAGAGTCAGTGACGAGGGTAGACAAGCAACGTGTGAACGTTGCCAGGCGCTATTTGTGGTTCATGCGCCTCAGTCTGAAGAGGAGCGACATTCATTTGAGCGGTGTGCGTATCATTGGGGAAAACCTTATGTGAACAGGTCAGGAG GTATACGAGAGATGATTCATAGATGTTGCGGGTCCCCCACCGGCTCAGCAGGTTGTGTTGTTGGAGCACATGTGTTCAAGGACCCGGAGGACTTTGGCCTCCTGCACGCTCGACACCCCTATTCAGAGTCGTCCGCCTTTGGGAATGAATCCCCCCGGTCGGCCATACTGGACGTTGCGGCACTTGACTGTGAAATGATATACACAACTGCTGGTATGAGCATTGCGCGCGTTTCGGTCATCGATGGTGCCGGAAAATGTGTCTATGACAAACTTATCAAACTTGATCCTGGAGTAGAGGTCTT GGACTACAACACTCGGTTCTCTGGGATTAGGTCATTGGAAGAAGCCCAACTGGACTTGGATGGTGTCCGTCGGGAGATGCGCAAGTTTATTGGTCCAGAAACTATTCTCATTGGACATGC ACTTGAGAACGATATGCGTGCATTACGCATGGTTCATCTGAATGTGGTGGATACGGCCATCTTATTCCCTCACCAATCTGGACCGCCTTATCGCCGGGCCTTGAAAGACCT TGCGAGACAACACCTTGGAATACTAATTCAAAATAATGTCGGGGAGAATCTCGGCCATTCTAGCTTGGAGGATGCAGTGGCGACCTTGGATCTAGTCAAGTTCTGGGTCCGGGAACGTAGACGGATACCTTCCCCTCGATGA
- a CDS encoding glutamine synthetase, giving the protein MAGLYKPELLAPYLTLDQGDSIQAEYVWIDGDGGLRSKTMTVLKEVKSIDDLRIWDFDGSSTNQAPGHDSDVHLRPAAIFKDPFRGGKNILVLAETYNNDGTPNRTNYRHHAKKIMDLAKDEHPWFGLEQEYTLFDVDGSPYGWPKGGFPGPQGPYYCGVGTGKVFARDLIEAHYRACLYAGIKISGINAEVMPSQWEFQVGPCEGIEMGDHLWMARFLLVRIAEEWGIKVSFHPKPLKGDWNGAGCHSNYSTLAMREKGGIKAIEAAIEKLGKRHEDHIAVYGEDNDLRLTGRHETGHISSFSSGVANRGASIRIPRHVAAQGFGYLEDRRPASNVDPYRVTGIIVETTCLQ; this is encoded by the exons ATGGCCGGTCTGTACAAGCCCGAACTCCTCGCCCCCTACCTCACTCTCGACCAGGGTGACAGTATCCAGGCTGAGT ATGTTTGGATCGATGGCGATGGTGGCCTTCGTTCCAAGACCATG ACGGTCTTGAAAGAGGTCAAGAGCATTGACGACCTCCGCATTTGGGACTTTGACGGCTCGTCTACGAACCAAGCCCCAGGCCATGACTCTGATGTCCATCTCCGCCCTGCTGCCATTTTCAAGGATCCGTTCCGTGGTGGCAAGAACATTCTCGTTCTCGCTGAGACCTACAACAATGACGGTACTCCTAACCGAACCAACTACCGCCATCACGCGAAGAAGATCATGGACCTCGCCAAGGACGAGCACCCATGGTTCGGTCTCGAGCAGGAATACACTCTCTTTGATGTCGATGGCTCTCCTTACGGGTGGCCCAAGGGTGGTTTCCCCGGTCCTCAGGGCCCATACTACTGCGGTGTCG GAACCGGGAAGGTCTTTGCCCGTGACTTGATCGAGGCTCACTACCGCGCCTGCTTGTACGCTGGCATCAAAATCTCCGGTATCAACGCAGAGGTCATGCCTTCCCAGTGGGAGTTCCAGGTCGGCCCTTGCGAGGGTATTGAGATGGGTGACCATCTCTGGATGGCCCGTTTCCTCCTCGTCCGTATTGCCGAGGAGTGGGGTATCAAGGTCTCCTTCCACCCCAAGCCCCTCAAGGGTGACTGGAACGGTGCTGGATGCCACAGCAATTACTCTACCCTTGCCATGCGTGAGAAGGGCGGCATCAAGGCTATCGAGGCTGCCATCGAGAAGCTTGGCAAGCGTCATGAGGACCACATTGCTGTCTATGGCGAGGACAACGACTTGCGCTTGACTGGTCGTCATGAGACTGGCCACATTTCTTCGTTCTCTTCTGGTGTTGCCAACCGTGGCGCATCTATTCGTATTCCACGACATGTTGCTGCCCAGGGCTTCGGTTACCTCGAGGACCGTCGCCCCGCTTCCAACGTCG atCCTTACCGTGTTACCGGTATCATTGTTGAGACCACTTGCCTGCAGTAG
- a CDS encoding DnaJ domain protein: MRALLFLCGLFAALTAVLAWTKEDYEIFDLVSELEQHEGPGTTFYSLLGVSPSATGPELAKAYKKLSVKLHPDKNPGVKGAHERYARLGKINAILKGEGRDRYNFFYKNGVPKWRGTGYYYSRFRPGLGTVLVFLALLTCTLQFFVQKMNYARDIERVRDLVNRAKLAAWGPRMVPVEGTRKVRIPATQVSAEEMSYGANTRTIELVVKGDGTVWHNTGDGEDLFDESALPKPAFSSTWVPSLFKSLIGKLTSAKPEPQENGVDGSSDSSETEASDAAVATGVEKSSGKKRKGGRRK, from the exons ATGCGGGCTCTACTTTTCTTGTGTGGACTGTTTGCGGCTCTGACAGCTGTACTTGCTTGGACAAAAGAGGACTACGAGATATTTGACCTCGTTAGCGAACTTGAGCAGCATGAAG GACCTGGGACAACTTTCTACTCGCTGCTAGGGGTTTCGCCCTCGGCTACTGGACCTGAGCTCGCAAAAGCATATAAGAAGCTTAGTGTCAAACTCCATCCTGACAAG AACCCCGGTGTAAAAGGTGCTCACGAGCGATATGCTCGTCTCGGAAAAATCAATGCGATCCTTAAGGGAGAAGGCCGTGACAG ATACAACTTCTTCTACAAAAATGGAGTTCCAAAATGGCGCGGTACCGGCTACTACTACTCCCGTTTCCGCCCTGGCTTGGGGACCGTGCTTGTTTTCCTTGCACTCTTGACGTGCACGCTGCAGTTCTTTGTTCAAAAGATGAACTATGCGCGCGATATTGAGCGTGTACGAGACCTGGTCAACCGTGCCAAGTTGGCTGCTTGGGGACCTAGGATGGTACCTGTTGAGGGAACCAGGAAGGTTAGAATCCCGGCAACACAAGTCTCGGCGGAAGAAATGAGCTATGGGGCCAATACAAGGACAATCGAACTAGTCGTCAAGGGCGATGGAACTGTTTGGCAT AATACCGGTGATGGTGAAGATCTGTTTGACGAGAGTGCTCTTCCCAAGCCGGCATTCAGCTCAACCTGGGTTCCCTCTTTGTTCAAGTCGCTTATTGGAAAACTTACAAGTGCCAAACCGGAACCACAAGAAAACGGAGTGGATGGATCTTCTGATTCGTCCGAGACAGAGGCATCAGACGCCGCTGTTGCCACCGGGGTGGAAAAATCATCTGGAAAGAAGCGCAAGGGCGGGAGGCGCAAATAG
- a CDS encoding Tyrosine kinase specific for activated yields MAPSRNDIFTTSWLSSDSPAPAPAPPTTDLARRRTTGPAWRRPRTVPPPVDTIFPSSSAPTANLSHTLHRGGSLRGPPSLRLQTELKNDPTGPSPQSQSSQSSRTSSFFDVSPSTGPAAPSPLYSSRSVSTSYTSSSTNPSLAASLPSPYIRNPPPLALGQGRFSKVYLAAYRTPENPKKSNICVVKRPEPDEDSQALGLREAWFLRQLRDGSRREEEFITRLLGVEISTRKNPYAHSRSVSDSAAEVGRGTTPSPPRTLLLMEYYPLTLSALLHAPYKYLLTPRTFVCLATELAHALAHCHRKHILHTDLKPANVLLALVPGSDSDSPVVPILVPRLSIRLGDFGSALHLPSLPSPPTDPAGLGTLTYSPPEFFRPPPSPFSLPSDVFSAGVTLSAALFGREPYARLGTSPRACRQWVARGAYWAYEESERIEVRSNSDDRPDAGLDGNLGKDVFEKILARECSSAEMESLVLSHVHPPPLPVKHMDAGLYADGSAPTYFPGAEGPASTQVRVPQDLLFLLKHMCEPVPDRRPTMDEVVDRLGAISLSPDLQ; encoded by the exons ATGGCACCCAGTCGGAACGATATATTCACAACATCGTGGTTGTCATCTGACTCTCCAGCGCCAGCACCAGCTCCACCCACCACGGATCTTGCTCGCCGAAGGACCACAGGACCAGCATGGCGGCGACCACGTACGGTCCCACCCCCTGTCGATACCATATTCCCTTCCAGTTCAGCTCCCACTGCTAATCTCTCCCACACCCTTCATCGTGGTGGATCACTGCGCGGGCCCCCGTCACTACGACTTCAAACCGAGCTGAAAAACGATCCAACGGGGCCATCACCTCAGTCCCAGTCGTCCCAGTCGTCGCGGACATCTTCGTTCTTCGACGTTTCACCCAGCACCGGTCCTGCCGCCCCATCACCATTGTATTCGAGCCGGAGCGTATCTACCTCCTACACAAGCTCTTCAACCAACCCTTCGCTTGCTGCGTCTTTGCCTTCGCCCTACATACGAAACCCTCCCCCACTTGCA CTCGGCCAAGGTCGCTTCTCCAAGGTCTATCTCGCCGCATATCGCACACCCGAAAATCCAAAGAAATCTAATATATGCGTGGTCAAGCGACCCGAACCAGACGAGGATTCACAAGCTCTCGGGCTCCGTGAGGCATGGTTTCTCCGCCAGCTCAGAGACGGGTCCCGCCGTGAGGAAGAATTCATCACGAGGCTACTAGGTGTGGAA ATATCGACCCGAAAGAACCCTTATGCCCATTCACGCTCCGTATCTGACTCTGCTGCAGAGGTTGGACGGGGTACCACACCCTCGCCTCCACGAACACTCCTATTAATGGAATACTACCCACTTACACTCTCGGCGCTCCTACACGCACCTTACAAGTACCTCCTAACACCACGCACGTTTGTCTGCCTCGCGACAGAGCTCGCCCATGCACTCGCCCATTGCCACAGGAAACACATCCTCCACACGGATCTCAAACCCGCAAACGTCCTTCTTGCCCTTGTCCCCGGCTCCGACTCCGACTCGCCCGTCGTACCCATACTCGTACCCCGGCTATCGATCCGCCTAGGAGACTTTGGCTCAGCTCTCCATCTTCCCTCACTCCCCTCGCCTCCGACCGACCCAGCAGGGCTTGGCACATTGACTTATTCCCCTCCGGAATTCTTCCGCCCCCCACCGAGTCCGTTTTCGCTCCCATCAGACGTGTTCAGCGCAGGAGTAACGCTAAGCGCAGCGCTCTTTGGGCGCGAGCCATATGCGCGTCTGGGTACAAGTCCACGCGCATGCAGGCAGTGGGTAGCGAGGGGCGCATACTGGGCGTACGAAGAGAGCGAACGGATCGAGGTACGGTCCAATAGCGATGATCGACCCGATGCGGGGTTGGACGGAAATCTGGGGAAAGACGTGTTTGAAAAGATTTTGGCGAGGGAGTGTTCAAGTGCTGAGATGGAATCGCTGGTGCTATCCCATGTTCATCCCCCACCCTTGCCAGTCAAGCATATGGACGCCGGGCTGTATGCTGACGGCTCGGCTCCGACATATTTCCCAGGCGCCGAGGGACCGGCTAGTACGCAAGTACGAGTCCCCCAAGACCTGTTGTTCCTGCTCAAGCACATGTGTGAGCCTGTGCCAGACCGACGACCTACCATGGATGAAGTGGTGGATAGGCTCGGAGCAATCTCGCTTTCTCCTGATCTGCAATAG
- a CDS encoding clathrin adaptor complex small chain, protein MSPKVKTKIVKDVTQLVLARRTRMCNFLEYKDTKVVYRRYASLFFVCGISSGDNELVTLEIIHRYVEVLDRYFGNVCELDLIFNFQKAYAILDELIIAGELQESSKKSVLRVVAQSDSIEETENSEDSLARLGSRSG, encoded by the exons ATGTCACCCAAGGTGAAGACCAAGATTGTCAAAGACGTCACTCAGCTTGTCCTGGCGCGACGAACACGAATGTGTAATTTTCTGGAATACAAGG ATACCAAGGTAGTCTACCGACGCTACGCCTCGCTATTTTTCGTTTGTGGGATTAGTTCGGGAGATAATGAACTCGTTACCTTGGAAATTATTCATCGCTATGTAGAGGTATTGGATCGATACTTTGGGAAT GTCTGCGAGCTAGATCT GATTTTCAACTTTCAGAAAGCCTACGCA ATCCTGGACGAACTGATCATCGCAGGCGAACTCCAAGAGTCATCTAAAAAATCAGTTCTCCGAGTC GTTGCCCAATCGGATTCTATTGAGGAGACTGAAAATAGTGAGGACAGCCTGGCGCGACTGGGCTCTCGAAGTGGATAA
- a CDS encoding polyketide cyclase/dehydrase and lipid transport domain-containing protein encodes MILRTAARPQIYSCVLRNHQRTFFSLPNFSIPGSGGSSNDDSGTQFHTRKILPYTQRQLYSLVADVNSYHFFLPFCTNSRVLTSPPPGGFNTNEPYEVQAELEVGFMGMKESYVSLVRCRPWEMVQAVAASSTPLFKHLETTWRFQPASASSPHPTNATSPPSSTDIESGPNKGPTLLSIDLDYQFLNPLHAVVSKAAFERVSGMMVEAFERRCLEVYGKGKE; translated from the exons ATGATCCTCAGGACTGCTGCTCGACCCCAAATCTATTCATGTGTGCTGCGGAACCATCAACGCACATTTTTTTCGCTCCCCAATTTCTCAATCCCTGGCAGCGGGGGCAGCAGTAATGACGACAGTGGCACTCAGTTCCACACACGCAAAATCCTTCC ATACACACAACGCCAGCTGTATAGTCTCGTTGCCGACGTGAATTCGTATCATTTCTTCCTCCCTTTCTGCACCAACTCGAGGGTCCTCACTTCCCCTCCACCTGGCGGATTCAACACCAATGAGCCATACGAAGTCCAAGCCGAACTCGAGGTCGGATTCATGGGGATGAAAGAGTCATACGTGAGCCTAGTCCGGTGCCGGCCTTGGGAAATGGTCCAA GCGGTCGCTGCCTCTTCTACACCACTCTTCAAGCATCTCGAAACGACATGGAGGTTTCAACCTGCATCCGCGTCCTCTCCTCACCCGACAAATGCTACCTCTCCCCCCAGCTCAACCGATATCGAGTCTGGACCAAACAAAGGCCCTACGCTTCTGAGCATTGACCTTGATTACCAGTTCTTGAATCCCCTTCATGCAGTTGTGTCCAAAGCAGCATTTGAACGTGTGTCAGGCATGATGGTCGAGGCTTTCGAGAGGCGGTGCCTCGAAGTTTATGGGAAGGGCAAAGAATGA